Part of the Virgibacillus natechei genome is shown below.
GATTAGTTCCGCCGGTTATACTCATCAGAATACCATGAGCACCATCCATGGAAGTTTCCAATAATGGAGAGGAAACTGCCTTCTTAGCTGCTTCTGTCGCCCGTGTTTCTCCAGTAGCATTCCCAATTCCCATTAAAGCTGACCCTTTATCGAACATAATTGTCCTTACATCGGCAAAGTCAACGTTAATCAACCCTGGTTTTGCGATTAAGTCTGAAATACCCTGTACACCTTGTCTCAGCACATTGTCTGCTTCATGGAAGGCTTCCAGCATTGGTGTGTTTTTATCCACAATTTCCAGCAGGCGGTCGTTAGGTATGACGATTACTGTATCAACTGCCTTTTTAAAGGCATCAATTCCGGAAATCGCCTGCGTTGACCTTTTTCTTCCTTCGAATGAGAACGGTTTGGTAATCACACCGAGTGTCAAAGACCCCAGGCTCTTGGCTATTTGAGCGATGACTGGAGCTGCTCCGGTACCTGTCCCTCCCCCCATACCTGTAGTAACAAAAATCATGTCTGCGCCTTGGAGGACTTCCTCGATTTGTTCCTTGCTCTCTTTTGCAGCTTTCTTTCCGACCTCAGGGTTTGCCCCTGCACCAAGCCCCCGGGTAAGCTCTCCCCCTATTTGCAGTTTCACTTCCGCCTTGGAGAGATTGAGTGCCTGTGCATCCGTGTTGACGGCAATGAACTCAACACCCTCTACTCCATGCTCTATCATACGGTTCACGGCATTATTACCGCCTCCGCCTACCCCGATCACTTTTATTGACGCCAGTTCCTCCATATTTGTATCAAACTCTAACATTCATCGTTCCTCCTAATTTGCAAAATTACAATGATTGAAGTAAATCTTCACCTTCTTTGCAAGGCAATGTTATGACCCATGACATTGTCTATCAATCAAAAACCTTTCCTTGGTTTCCTTATTGTCATCAAAGGAATTCTATTAACACCATCGTATAATCATCAACTTTACCACAGTATGAAGGTTATCAAAAAGGATGGCACAAGTACATATCGTGACTTTGTTTTTGATATAGCATTTGATACCTTTTTCTTCTTTTTTAATATTAATGAAACTAGTACCTATATCTAATTGTAATACTTACATAAGAAATTGGTTCACTTATATCATTTAGAAACTGTTGATTCATACACTATTAATTAAGTTAAATCTGAAAAGTTTATACCCCACTCGTTATCTGTCATATATGCATTCGCAACTTCTAGAAAAAGTAGATAATGGATACGTTAAAAGAGATGTTGAAACATGAATTATATTCAAGGTCTAAAATACAGTTCATTATTGGACAAGATTGATAATTGGATTCCTATCAAAGAAGTAAGTTGATGGGTATGAACTCCTCACTATTAAATAATATGATTCAAGGTAAAAAATAGAATGATAAATTATTGCCTAATCTCTACTTTTTAATTTCTATCTGAACTGTTAATTAAATAAATAGTACCCCATTAATATTATAATTTCCAATCTTAAAAAAGAATTCTTTCTTGAATTTCGCTTTAAATTATTTGAACAAGCTTCTTGGATAGTATTTATAAATTTATAAATTTTATGTAAATTTTATAAATTTATATTGTAAAAAAATTGGTTTGATATAATATTAAGAGTAATAAATAAAAGGAGTGATTTTTATAGTGAAAAAGCTTAAGTTATTCTGTGTCCCTCATGCTGGAGCAAGTGCAAGTATTTATTATAAATGGCTCCATTATTTAGATAGTTCTATGATTGAACTAATTCCCTTGGAGTTAAAAGGGCGTGGTACAAGGCTAGATGAATCATATTATGTGGATTTTGAAGATATGTTAAATGATTTGTATAAAATGGTAATAAATTCTTTGTCAGACGAGAAATATATGGTGTTTGGACATAGCATGGGTACATATGATGCATTTCAGTTGGAAAGTATGATTGAAAATAATAATGGCATAAGTGCAGAGCATATGTTTCTTTCTGATATTACCGCTTTGATGAGGTTATGTGACGTGTACGATATTCCACTAGCTACAAATATGGGGTCAGCGGAGATTCTAATTCTATCATTGGAACGAGGAGATTTAGAATGGCGTAATATTATCCATGAAGAAAAAGAAAAAGAACTAAATTTACTTATTGAGTCAATCAAGTCTCATTTCTATGGATAAATGTATGTAATGAAAACTAAACTATGCTAAACGGCCAAACTGTTATAAGGCGTTGTAAGAATAGATCACTAAAAATTTCCGAGAAGCACTTCATAATAGTCAAAGTTTTTTATGACTAATAGAGGTGTTTTTAATCTGTATTTTTTCAATTGCTTTATCTATAGATTACAGAAGTTTATACGACATCTAATTTGCAACTCAAATTGTAACGAAATATTTTTTATGCTAAGGTAAATTTAAAACTCTTTAGGAAGAGGAATAATCATGCAATATCAATATGAACAAATAGATTATCAGGTTGATTTACCAATTAACATTTTCACACATATCGTAGAACAATTCCCTTATCATTGGCACGAAGCAACTGAAATTCTTTTCGTGCTCGAAGGTGAACTGGAAATCAGGGTTAATCAAGATAACTTCCATCTTAGAATGGGTGATATTTTCCTAGTAAATGAAAATGAGCTTCATTTTATTAACTCTAAGACAGCGTTTGGACAAACAAATGTATTAGCACTGCAATTTGACAACAGGTATTTTAAGAAACATGGAATTGATGTTGAACAAAAAAGATTTTATTTGAACTCAAGTGAAGTTGAGGAAGACTCTATGTTTGCCTTAGATGAAATAAAATATATCCTAGCCAATATGATGGATCTCGTGTTGAATCAGAAAAATCTTTACCAACTTAAGGTCAAAATCATGTTATTGGATCTTGTGGTCATTCTTTTGGAACATTTTGAAATATCAACAAAACCAATTAAAAAACGGATGGAAGATGATCAAAGACTCGTAGAAATACTTCAATATATGAATAGACATTGTATAGAAGCGCATTTGGGATTACAGGATATAGCAAAAGAGTTTTCACTAAATGCTCATTACCTTTCCAGATATTTCAAAGCAAATGTGGGGGTATCTTTTAAAAAATACTTAGATAATATGCGCTTAAACAAATCATTGTTTACTTTACGAACAACAGATGAAACAGTTACTGAAATAGCTCTTAAATTTGGATTCCCAGACAGTAAATCCTATTATAGAGTCTTCAAGGAAGTATTAGGGATAACGCCAATGCAGTATCGAGAACAATATCGAGTAAAACTCGAAAAAGGCATCATAAAAGATTATCTTAGTATTAATAGCAAGGATTCTTTCGTAAGTCTATTTAAACATCTTGATCGTAAAAATAGTAGGGTCCCAATAAATAAAAGGGAAACTAAAACAATTGATGTTGCTAAGTCCTTGAATAAAATTAATCGTTCCTTCACTAAATTAATGACTTTTGGCTTTGCTCCCCATGCTTTGAGAAAAGATTTTTATGATCAATTGAAACAGGTTCAGGATGACATTGGATTCGAGTACATTCGATTTCACGGGGTTTTTTCAGACCAGCTCTTAGTATACAATGAGAAATTGGATGGATCCTATTATTTTAACTTTAATCACATTGATTCTCTTTTGGATAATTTACTTGATGTCCGTTTAAAGCCTTTTATTGAAATTGGTTTTATGCCAAAAGATTTAGCAAGTACTGCAGATAAGGTTTTTTGGTGGGATGCATTTGTATCACCACCAAAGGAAATGGGCCGATGGCTTAATTTACTGGATGCTTTTTTCAGACATTTGATTAATCGATATGGACTGCAAGAAGTTAGAACATGGTATTTCGAGTTCTGGAACGAACCAGAAGTACAACACTTTTGGGGCGGTACAAGACAGGAGTTCTTTACCTTTTATGCTGCGAGCTATAGATGCATTAAAGCAATTGATCCTGAAATAAAAATTGGTGGATTTGGAATCATTGACTTTTCAGAGCAACAAAATTGGCTAGATGATTTTGATGCTTTTGTAAAGAATGAGAAGGTTGGTGTGGATTTCTTTTCTTTTCATGTTTACAATCTATCCAGAAATCTTTCACATGAATCCGAACCATTACAAACAGAAGAAACAGGAACCATTATACAAGAAATAGCTAAAACTACTGGCATTATTCTCGGTGATAAAAATAATTTTTCATTATGTATTGACCATATCATTAATAAGAACAAAGGATTGTCATCATTAAATAAAGAATTATGGATAACGGAATGGAACGCAAATAGCGATAGCAGGGACCTGGTACATGACACATGTTATATGGGAGCCTTTATCACTAAAAATGTTATCAAAAACTTTGAAAAAGTTAAAGGAATGGGTTTTTGGACATTTACAGACATATTTGATGAGTTTCAATTGGAGCAGCCGATCTTCCATGGAGGTTTTGGATTGATGACCTATAATGGTATCAAGAAAGCTGGCTATCATGCATTCTTCTTCCTAAGCAAACTCGGTGAATACTTAATTTCCAAAGAAGAAGATATGATTGTCACTAATAATGGTGAAGATTACCAAATTTTACTATTAAATTATAGCGAACCCAATTATTTATACAGAAAATTTGATTATTCGCAACTGTCGTCAACTAGTCGCTATAAGGTATTTGAAAATGAACGCGTTAGGTCATTTCAATTAACATTGGAGGGCTTACATGGTGAATATATAATTAA
Proteins encoded:
- the ftsZ gene encoding cell division protein FtsZ, whose protein sequence is MLEFDTNMEELASIKVIGVGGGGNNAVNRMIEHGVEGVEFIAVNTDAQALNLSKAEVKLQIGGELTRGLGAGANPEVGKKAAKESKEQIEEVLQGADMIFVTTGMGGGTGTGAAPVIAQIAKSLGSLTLGVITKPFSFEGRKRSTQAISGIDAFKKAVDTVIVIPNDRLLEIVDKNTPMLEAFHEADNVLRQGVQGISDLIAKPGLINVDFADVRTIMFDKGSALMGIGNATGETRATEAAKKAVSSPLLETSMDGAHGILMSITGGTNLSLYEVQEAADLVTSAADNEVNVIFGSVINENLKDEIIVTVIATGFDENAKQEEKQPKQQRSVINHNQQAATSAPEEKPRETYQQQQPQQSKPEEDSLDIPTFLRNRNRNRKR
- a CDS encoding thioesterase domain-containing protein, encoding MKKLKLFCVPHAGASASIYYKWLHYLDSSMIELIPLELKGRGTRLDESYYVDFEDMLNDLYKMVINSLSDEKYMVFGHSMGTYDAFQLESMIENNNGISAEHMFLSDITALMRLCDVYDIPLATNMGSAEILILSLERGDLEWRNIIHEEKEKELNLLIESIKSHFYG
- a CDS encoding GH39 family glycosyl hydrolase, giving the protein MQYQYEQIDYQVDLPINIFTHIVEQFPYHWHEATEILFVLEGELEIRVNQDNFHLRMGDIFLVNENELHFINSKTAFGQTNVLALQFDNRYFKKHGIDVEQKRFYLNSSEVEEDSMFALDEIKYILANMMDLVLNQKNLYQLKVKIMLLDLVVILLEHFEISTKPIKKRMEDDQRLVEILQYMNRHCIEAHLGLQDIAKEFSLNAHYLSRYFKANVGVSFKKYLDNMRLNKSLFTLRTTDETVTEIALKFGFPDSKSYYRVFKEVLGITPMQYREQYRVKLEKGIIKDYLSINSKDSFVSLFKHLDRKNSRVPINKRETKTIDVAKSLNKINRSFTKLMTFGFAPHALRKDFYDQLKQVQDDIGFEYIRFHGVFSDQLLVYNEKLDGSYYFNFNHIDSLLDNLLDVRLKPFIEIGFMPKDLASTADKVFWWDAFVSPPKEMGRWLNLLDAFFRHLINRYGLQEVRTWYFEFWNEPEVQHFWGGTRQEFFTFYAASYRCIKAIDPEIKIGGFGIIDFSEQQNWLDDFDAFVKNEKVGVDFFSFHVYNLSRNLSHESEPLQTEETGTIIQEIAKTTGIILGDKNNFSLCIDHIINKNKGLSSLNKELWITEWNANSDSRDLVHDTCYMGAFITKNVIKNFEKVKGMGFWTFTDIFDEFQLEQPIFHGGFGLMTYNGIKKAGYHAFFFLSKLGEYLISKEEDMIVTNNGEDYQILLLNYSEPNYLYRKFDYSQLSSTSRYKVFENERVRSFQLTLEGLHGEYIIKKQYVNRQQGSSYDAWVDIGAPSVMDNDTINYVKGRAEPGVKLQDIYAQENYSLETFLQPHEIQLIEIKRRY